Within the Paenarthrobacter nicotinovorans genome, the region ACAGCAAAGTACGAGGCCCTCAAATCAGCCACCGGCATGCGGCACTTCGCCGATCACGCCCAGCGCTACCTTAGCCCGGAAACCCCGGTCCCGGCGTCCGAGGTCAACGCCTCCAACCTCCACGTACAATTCGACCCGTTAGGCGTCGTTTTGGCCGTTATGCCCTGGAATTACCCCCTTTGGCAGGCCGTCCGCTTCGCCGCCCCCGCACTAATGGCGGGCAACACGGGGCTCCTCAAGCACGCCTCAAACGTTCCTCAATGTGCGCTGTACCTGGGAGACCTCTTCGCCCGCGGCGGTTTTCCTGAAGGCGCGTTTCAGACACTGCTGGTTGAAGGCAAAGACGTTATTCCCCTCGTGGATGACGCAAGGATCAGGGCGGTCACCCTGACCGGCTCCGTCGCTGCCGGTTCCGCCATTGCTGAAGCAGCCGGCAGGAACATCAAAAGGAGTGTCCTGGAACTGGGAGGCATGGATGTCTTTATCGTCATGCCCTCGGCCGATATTGAAAAGGCCGCTGCCCAGGCAGTAATCGCACGCCTTCAAAACTCGGGGCAGTCCTGCATCGCGGCCAAGCGCTTCTACGTTCACGAAGATGTCTACGACCGCTTTGAACATCTGTTCGTTACAGGTATGGCCGAAGCAGTTGCCGGTGACCCCTTGGACGAAAGCACCAGCTTTGGCCCCCTGGCCACGGAGCGAGGACGCCAGGACGTTCATGAACTGGTTAGGGACGCCCGCGAAAAAGGGGCAGCAGTTCAGTGTGGAGGAGAAATACCGGAAGGGGAGGGCTGGTACTACCCGGCGACTGTCCTCACAGGCGTAACAGAGGACATGCGCATCTACCGGGAAGAATGCTTCGGCCCCGTGGCTTGCCTCTACAAAGTGTCATCACTCCAGGAAGCCATCGCTCTCAG harbors:
- the aldh gene encoding aldehyde dehydrogenase AldH, giving the protein MAIATIDPTTGITLKTFDAHTPEEVENRIARAEAAFRSLQNTSFEERARWMHKAADILESEADEVARLIATEMGKTLTTAKYEALKSATGMRHFADHAQRYLSPETPVPASEVNASNLHVQFDPLGVVLAVMPWNYPLWQAVRFAAPALMAGNTGLLKHASNVPQCALYLGDLFARGGFPEGAFQTLLVEGKDVIPLVDDARIRAVTLTGSVAAGSAIAEAAGRNIKRSVLELGGMDVFIVMPSADIEKAAAQAVIARLQNSGQSCIAAKRFYVHEDVYDRFEHLFVTGMAEAVAGDPLDESTSFGPLATERGRQDVHELVRDAREKGAAVQCGGEIPEGEGWYYPATVLTGVTEDMRIYREECFGPVACLYKVSSLQEAIALSNDSDFGLSSSVWTNDETEATEAARSIEAGGVFINGLTASFPAVPFGGLKDSGYGRELSAYGIREFVNIKTVWTS